The region AAGCCGGCCGCCAATCCGCACCTGCCGAAGTACAGTACAGCGACCTGAAGAACTTCGTCTCCTCGCACGTCTCCGGCGAACCGTGCGAACATTGCAAGGAAATCCTCACCAAGGAATTGGGGCGCAGCCTGTTCTATACCGCCGCCCTATGCAACATCGCCGGCCTCAGCCTCCATGACGTCCTCCGCCGCGAACACCGCAACATTGCGACCCTGGGTATATTCCACCTCTCCTGAACTTCATAACTAGACCGCTGAGGGAACAGCCCTCAGCGGTCTTTTCACATAAAGGGCTCTTGCAGCGGTTATCCTAAATTCAGACTCCATCTAGCGAGGTGCCCACATGGGACGCGTTGCTTTCTACCTGGCGCTTTGCCTCTGCCTCGCCACGCCGCTGGCGCCGGCTGAGGCCGCCGACCCCCACGAGTTGACCGCCGGCTATATGACCGTCGCTGACGAGCGCGGCGCCGTAATACTGGAAACAGGACTGATAGTCCGTCCCGGCGATATGTTTATCGGCGAAGACAACCGTCTGTACGAAATCAACGCCGTCGAAGGAACGCTGGCCAAAGCTCGCTTCCTGCGCGACGAGCCCCTGGCGGCGCTTGACGCGAGCATTCCCGTCCAGGCCCCGGTCCCGCCGCCGGGCGGGCCTGTCCCTGCCGCCCCGGTCGCCCCCGACACGGTCCGGACGCCCTCTCCCGCCCCGCCGCAGCAGCTCATCGCCATCTACTACACCCATAACGACGAATCGTACATCCCCACCGACGGCAAGGCCACCATCAACGGCAACGGCGGCATCTTCAACGTCGGCGGCGCGTTCGCCCGCCGCCTCATAGAACTCGGCTACGCGGTCGAAAATGACCAGACCCGCCACGACCCCCACGACGCGAACGCCTACCAGCGCTCGCGCCGCACCTTCAAACGCCTGCTGGAGCAAGGGCCCGCCGCCTCCTTCGACATCCACCGCGACAGCGCGCCGCTAAGCTCCTACCAGGTCACCATCGACGGCCAGCCTGCGGCCAAAATGTTACTGGTCGTCGGCCGGCAAAACCAGAACCGCCAGACGACCCTCAACTACGCCAAAAAAATCAAAGCCGCGGTCGACTCCAGATATAAGGGCCTGATACGCGGCATCTTCATAGCCCACGGCAACTACAACCAGGACCTCAGCCCGCGAACGATGCTGGTGGAAATGGGCACCCAGTACAACTCCCGGGACGCGGCCGAACGAACCGCCGCTTTCTTCGCCGACACCGTTCCCCTCTTCCTCGCGCCGCCGCCGAAAACCCCCGTGGCAGCCGCCGCGCCCGGCAGTGAAGGCCCGCCAGCGGCGGATGAAGGCGGCTTCGTCCGCGACATCGTCAACATCGTCGCCGTCCTTGTCGCCGGAATCGCCGGCTTCCTCTTCATAAGCACCGGCAGTTGGCGGGAAGCCAGGCGCAAGCTGGCTCGCTTCCGCCGGCTCGAGTTCACCAATTTTCTCGGTAAAAAGCGCAAGGAATAAACAAGGAGAGAACGGCCGTGGTAGCCAAAAAGCGTCTATTCGTCCTTGTCGCCGCCTTGCTGGTCGGCGGCATCGCCCTTTACCTGCTGATCAACACGCTGCCCCTCAGTCTGCCGCCCGGCCAGCAAAAACCGGGGGAGACGCCGCAGAAGGTCTATGACCACTATGTAATCCTCGAAGCCGGGACCGACCGGATGCTCATGTACGTCCCCCTGGTGGTCAGCGTCGGCGACGAGCTCATCACCGAGGAAAACAAGCGCTATCAGATCGTGAGAATAGAAGAAAACCGGGCCTACGCCCGGTTTGTCGAATACGTCGGTATCCCAAAAGACGGTCAGGAAGATCAGAAAAAGAAATAAATAAATCCTGGGGCGATCACGAGTGGCGGCCGAGCAGCGCCTGTTCCCGCAAGCGCTTGAGGCCGTCCCTTATCGTTTTTGCGCGGACCTCCCCGATTCCGTCCACCTCGTCGAGTTCCTCGATGGTGGCGGCAAAAACCCGCTTGAGGGTCTTGAAGTGACTGACGAGGTTTTCGACCACCGGCATCGGCAGGCGGGGAATGCGATTCAGCAGTCTGAAGCCCCGCGGCACTACCGGCACGTCGACCGCGTTGGGAGTGACGCCGAAGCCGAGGACGCGGCAAACGTTGTAGATGTCGAGATTATCCTCCGGCAGGGCGGCCAACTGCTCGCGCACCGCCTCATGGGTCTTGATGTCCGCGGTCACGCAGTAATCGCGGATGAGCAGCAGGACATCGTCGTCCCCGGTGGTAAGCTCGGCCAGCTGCATGCTTATCAAGCGGCCCTCGCTGCCCAGCTCGATAATGTTGCGCCCGATCTCGGTTGCGATGCGGCTGACGTGCTCCGCGCGGAGGATGACCGCCGCCACGTCGCTCAGGGTGACAAGATCCTCGAACTCCAGGGCGCTTAGCGTCAGCAGCCCGCGCGTCAGCACCGACTTGTACTTCTCCAGCGTCTGCAAGGCCTGATTCGCGCGGCCGAGGATGACGGTGATATCCTTAAGGGTGTAGCGGAGATTGCCGAGATACACGGTGATAATGTTGCGCCGCTGCGAGATGGCGATAACCAGCGCCCC is a window of Selenomonadales bacterium 4137-cl DNA encoding:
- a CDS encoding DUF1573 domain-containing protein, translated to MDDKCCADFQAAVDEYLIRHRSVLDVLTKYQEATARVNRALAKAVTECGCVEIKAGRQSAPAEVQYSDLKNFVSSHVSGEPCEHCKEILTKELGRSLFYTAALCNIAGLSLHDVLRREHRNIATLGIFHLS
- a CDS encoding stage II sporulation protein P, which codes for MVAKKRLFVLVAALLVGGIALYLLINTLPLSLPPGQQKPGETPQKVYDHYVILEAGTDRMLMYVPLVVSVGDELITEENKRYQIVRIEENRAYARFVEYVGIPKDGQEDQKKK
- a CDS encoding stage II sporulation protein P encodes the protein MGRVAFYLALCLCLATPLAPAEAADPHELTAGYMTVADERGAVILETGLIVRPGDMFIGEDNRLYEINAVEGTLAKARFLRDEPLAALDASIPVQAPVPPPGGPVPAAPVAPDTVRTPSPAPPQQLIAIYYTHNDESYIPTDGKATINGNGGIFNVGGAFARRLIELGYAVENDQTRHDPHDANAYQRSRRTFKRLLEQGPAASFDIHRDSAPLSSYQVTIDGQPAAKMLLVVGRQNQNRQTTLNYAKKIKAAVDSRYKGLIRGIFIAHGNYNQDLSPRTMLVEMGTQYNSRDAAERTAAFFADTVPLFLAPPPKTPVAAAAPGSEGPPAADEGGFVRDIVNIVAVLVAGIAGFLFISTGSWREARRKLARFRRLEFTNFLGKKRKE
- the disA gene encoding DNA integrity scanning diadenylate cyclase DisA, with protein sequence MTKDREEQMWDARFVKTLKYLAPGTMLREGLENVLRAKMGALVVVGDGPGVLEVVDGGFAINCEFSPEGFYELAKMDGAIVLSADARRIVYGNAQLVPDSAVPTTETGTRHRTAERVARQTGALVIAISQRRNIITVYLGNLRYTLKDITVILGRANQALQTLEKYKSVLTRGLLTLSALEFEDLVTLSDVAAVILRAEHVSRIATEIGRNIIELGSEGRLISMQLAELTTGDDDVLLLIRDYCVTADIKTHEAVREQLAALPEDNLDIYNVCRVLGFGVTPNAVDVPVVPRGFRLLNRIPRLPMPVVENLVSHFKTLKRVFAATIEELDEVDGIGEVRAKTIRDGLKRLREQALLGRHS